One stretch of Bacteroidales bacterium DNA includes these proteins:
- a CDS encoding DUF4350 domain-containing protein yields the protein MEKNEKIRNRLFLAVIIVSAFFSSSAIAQPVVGLDNWFNSETNAKTNKPFHYLWSDTENSGYSRWGEIFTAKGAQIITIGRPTPAVLSKINVYILVDPDTTTESPYPNYLSAADIKAITGWVKKGGVLAVLSNDAPNCEFTHLNQLMKEFGMTFNHVTLHPVTGTNFEMGACINLPAHPLFKGVSKIYIKEVADINLSGTAKSILTENGKVLMAENKYGKGYVFAIGDPWIYNEYIDHDRLPESFENRKAAENLTDLLLGKVKMK from the coding sequence ATGGAAAAAAACGAAAAAATCAGGAACAGACTCTTCCTGGCAGTAATTATAGTATCGGCATTCTTTAGCAGCAGTGCAATAGCGCAGCCTGTTGTCGGACTGGATAACTGGTTTAATAGTGAAACCAATGCAAAGACAAACAAGCCTTTCCATTATCTGTGGAGCGACACTGAAAACAGTGGTTACTCAAGATGGGGTGAGATATTCACGGCAAAAGGTGCACAGATCATTACTATTGGCAGACCAACACCAGCTGTATTAAGTAAGATCAATGTGTATATATTGGTTGATCCAGACACAACTACAGAGTCTCCCTATCCTAATTATTTATCGGCTGCTGATATTAAGGCAATAACAGGCTGGGTGAAAAAAGGAGGTGTACTCGCTGTACTGTCAAACGATGCTCCCAATTGCGAGTTTACTCATCTTAATCAGTTGATGAAGGAGTTTGGAATGACTTTTAACCATGTCACTCTGCATCCTGTAACAGGTACCAACTTTGAGATGGGGGCATGCATAAATCTTCCTGCCCATCCTCTTTTTAAAGGTGTTTCAAAAATCTATATTAAAGAGGTGGCAGATATAAATCTTTCAGGGACGGCAAAATCAATACTGACTGAGAACGGGAAAGTACTGATGGCTGAAAACAAGTATGGAAAAGGATATGTTTTTGCTATTGGCGATCCGTGGATCTACAATGAATATATCGATCATGACCGCCTGCCTGAAAGTTTTGAAAACCGCAAAGCAGCTGAGAACCTGACTGATCTGTTACTGGGTAAGGTGAAGATGAAATAG
- a CDS encoding family 43 glycosylhydrolase translates to MKNKQKLLLYSLPLLFSCLSANSQDLVNSIKPGQIWPDNQGKHINAHGGGILYYNKTYYWFGESRLPRTEKDKSNYGVSCYSSKDLLNWKNEGLALRVINDTASLLLPGCVIERPKVIYNRKTGKFVMWFHHELKGQGYKAAMTGVAVSDNITGPYKYLRSLRPNAGVWPKNFPEEFKKAKAGEETLKSWSKEWVDAVKEGLFVRRDFEGGQMARDMTLYVDKNGKAYHVHSSEENMTLHFSELTEDYLDFTGTYVRVLPGDSNEAPAIFFAKGKYYMFTSGTTGWKPNPGRLSVASKLLGEWKTVGNPCRGSEDENKITFGSQSTHILPVEGKKNAFIYMGDRWIPENLAESRHIWLPIEWEDGLPVIKWYKGWDITNLK, encoded by the coding sequence ATGAAAAATAAACAGAAATTACTTCTCTATTCACTTCCTCTTCTATTCAGTTGTCTTTCAGCCAATTCACAGGATCTGGTCAATTCCATCAAACCCGGACAAATCTGGCCTGACAACCAGGGAAAACATATAAATGCCCATGGCGGTGGAATTCTGTATTATAATAAAACTTACTACTGGTTTGGTGAATCGAGATTACCACGAACCGAGAAGGATAAAAGCAACTATGGTGTAAGCTGTTACTCCTCAAAGGATCTGCTCAACTGGAAAAATGAGGGTCTGGCCCTGAGGGTTATAAACGATACTGCAAGCCTGCTTCTGCCAGGCTGTGTTATTGAAAGACCCAAAGTAATATACAACAGGAAGACAGGCAAGTTCGTTATGTGGTTTCATCATGAGCTCAAAGGCCAGGGATACAAGGCTGCAATGACTGGTGTTGCTGTAAGTGACAATATAACAGGTCCATACAAATACCTGCGTAGTCTCAGACCAAACGCAGGAGTGTGGCCTAAGAATTTTCCGGAAGAATTCAAGAAAGCAAAAGCCGGTGAAGAGACACTCAAAAGCTGGTCAAAAGAATGGGTCGATGCAGTAAAAGAGGGTCTGTTTGTCAGACGCGACTTTGAAGGCGGTCAGATGGCGCGTGATATGACCCTTTATGTTGATAAGAACGGAAAAGCGTACCATGTTCACTCTTCAGAGGAAAACATGACACTTCATTTCTCTGAACTTACCGAGGACTATCTTGATTTTACAGGGACATATGTAAGGGTATTGCCGGGAGATTCCAATGAAGCTCCTGCAATCTTTTTTGCAAAGGGGAAGTATTATATGTTCACATCGGGAACAACGGGATGGAAACCAAATCCGGGCCGCCTTTCAGTGGCATCTAAACTGCTTGGAGAATGGAAGACAGTTGGAAATCCCTGCAGAGGTTCTGAGGATGAAAACAAAATCACTTTTGGATCGCAAAGCACACATATACTGCCTGTTGAAGGTAAAAAGAATGCTTTCATCTATATGGGCGACAGATGGATTCCCGAGAATCTGGCAGAGAGCCGTCATATCTGGCTTCCTATTGAATGGGAAGATGGATTACCTGTTATTAAATGGTATAAAGGATGGGACATTACCAATCTGAAATAA
- a CDS encoding DUF1080 domain-containing protein yields the protein MKKLIPVLAALVILIISGNIAAAQNKVDNILTPQETKDGWKLLFDGKTSNGWMNAKSKTFPSNGWEIKDGMLSVSPATKAANGGGDIVTVNKYTNFELSVDFMYTKGANSGIKYFIDTEAKNGSLASIGCEYQVLDDKNHPDAKAGINGNRTLAGLYDLIAPKNVIDNGFDTWNTAVIKVNGNKVQHWLNGQMTVEYERGNDKWRELVATSKFKTSPGFGEVKEGRILLQDHGNVVAYKNIKIRETK from the coding sequence ATGAAGAAACTTATCCCCGTTTTAGCAGCATTAGTGATACTCATTATCTCAGGAAATATTGCTGCAGCTCAAAATAAAGTTGATAATATACTTACTCCTCAGGAGACAAAGGATGGGTGGAAGCTGCTTTTCGATGGTAAAACATCAAATGGCTGGATGAATGCAAAATCAAAGACCTTTCCTTCAAACGGATGGGAAATAAAAGATGGCATGTTATCTGTCAGTCCGGCAACAAAAGCTGCAAATGGTGGTGGAGATATTGTTACCGTAAATAAATACACAAATTTTGAACTCAGCGTTGATTTCATGTATACAAAAGGCGCTAATAGCGGTATAAAATATTTTATTGATACTGAAGCAAAAAACGGCTCACTGGCTTCAATAGGTTGTGAATACCAGGTACTTGACGATAAAAATCATCCCGATGCAAAAGCTGGCATTAATGGTAACAGAACACTGGCTGGTTTATACGACCTGATAGCTCCTAAAAATGTAATTGACAATGGTTTTGATACATGGAACACTGCAGTGATAAAAGTAAATGGCAACAAAGTTCAGCACTGGCTGAACGGGCAAATGACTGTTGAATATGAAAGGGGAAATGATAAATGGAGGGAACTTGTTGCAACAAGTAAATTTAAAACATCTCCTGGTTTTGGTGAGGTAAAAGAAGGCAGAATCCTGCTTCAGGACCATGGAAATGTTGTGGCGTATAAAAATATTAAGATAAGGGAGACGAAATAA
- a CDS encoding TonB-dependent receptor: MKYTVILITILLSTSFNSLLSQKIISGKVFDNKTLEPLTGVYVIYEKGRGTATGSDGSFIINPESRTLSISFKFIGYKPLTRNIELLSGEDTTMLQIGMDMEIMEIGQIVVSANKTEQKIAELTVSMDILKTGDFLKTHITDPQELINKTPGIEVLDGQASVRGGSGFSYGVGSRVLALIDGLPVIAPDAGNIKWQFLPMENIAQIEIIKGASSVLYGSSALNGIINFRTADAANVPVTQFFAETGVYGKPKNRNWVWWDSPRFFSDLSFSHLQKIGKTDVGIGINLLNDNGYRKFNDEKLGRVSLRIKHFNQKIKGLVYGINLNSGYTEKRDFILWEDADQGALKQDTSTVSLLHGTFLAVDPFISFNNYGRIKHDLRVRLQSSANRFPVRDENNSDAYSAYAEYQFYYKLSELLNLTLGASENYIKVLSNFYGNHEGINLAGFSQIEANPLPRLKIAAGVRIEHNRLDGINDRIVPIFRTGINWQAADYTFLRASFGQGYRYPSIAEKFASTILGSVRIFPNPSVQPESGWSSEVGIKQGLLIGQISGQADISAFFSQNSDMIEFPFGLYPEGLGFKADNVEQSRVYGYEAEFILNRSVGAINSSISGGYTYIYPVEFNPTTHKSSDIYLKYRRKHSLKLSSNTIYKKFSFGLTLYARSKMLNIDDVFVNEFTRESILPGFYDYWLEKNKAYVVLDENIGYSLSKTITLSIAAKNITNLEYMGRPGDIQAPRNYSIRFSGKF, encoded by the coding sequence ATGAAGTATACTGTTATATTAATAACAATACTGTTAAGTACTTCATTCAATTCCTTATTGTCACAAAAAATTATCAGTGGTAAAGTATTTGACAACAAGACACTTGAGCCACTGACCGGAGTATATGTGATATATGAAAAAGGAAGAGGTACTGCTACCGGTTCTGATGGAAGTTTCATAATAAATCCCGAATCCCGGACTCTCAGCATTTCTTTTAAATTCATTGGATACAAGCCACTTACAAGAAATATTGAACTCTTATCCGGAGAGGATACAACCATGCTTCAGATTGGCATGGACATGGAGATAATGGAAATCGGACAGATAGTAGTAAGCGCAAATAAAACAGAACAGAAGATCGCGGAGCTGACCGTATCAATGGATATACTCAAAACAGGCGATTTTCTTAAGACACATATCACTGATCCCCAGGAACTTATTAATAAAACTCCTGGTATAGAAGTGCTCGATGGCCAGGCTTCAGTAAGAGGAGGCAGCGGATTCAGTTATGGAGTCGGGAGCAGGGTTCTTGCTCTTATCGACGGATTACCGGTAATTGCACCTGATGCAGGTAATATAAAATGGCAGTTTCTTCCAATGGAAAATATCGCCCAGATAGAGATAATCAAAGGTGCATCATCTGTTCTTTATGGCTCTTCAGCTTTAAACGGGATTATTAATTTCCGCACAGCAGATGCTGCAAATGTCCCGGTAACACAATTCTTTGCCGAGACCGGAGTGTATGGTAAACCAAAGAACAGGAACTGGGTGTGGTGGGATTCTCCCCGTTTTTTCTCTGATTTATCCTTCTCTCATCTTCAGAAAATAGGTAAGACTGATGTTGGTATCGGTATTAATCTTCTGAATGATAATGGCTACAGGAAATTCAATGATGAAAAACTGGGAAGAGTAAGCTTAAGGATAAAACATTTCAATCAGAAAATAAAAGGACTCGTTTACGGAATCAACCTAAATTCAGGATATACCGAAAAAAGAGATTTTATTTTATGGGAGGATGCAGATCAGGGAGCCCTTAAACAGGATACATCGACAGTTTCTCTCTTGCATGGGACTTTCCTGGCTGTCGATCCGTTCATCTCATTTAACAATTATGGCAGGATTAAACATGATCTGCGTGTAAGATTGCAATCCTCAGCTAACAGGTTTCCTGTGAGGGATGAAAATAATTCTGATGCTTATTCTGCTTATGCTGAGTATCAATTCTATTACAAATTATCTGAGCTTCTCAACTTAACTTTAGGAGCATCAGAAAACTACATTAAGGTCCTGTCAAACTTTTATGGAAATCATGAAGGGATAAACCTTGCCGGATTTTCACAGATAGAGGCAAATCCTTTACCACGTCTTAAAATAGCCGCCGGAGTAAGAATTGAGCATAACAGACTTGATGGTATAAATGACAGGATTGTCCCTATATTCAGAACAGGAATAAACTGGCAGGCAGCAGATTATACATTTCTCAGGGCATCTTTCGGACAGGGTTACAGATACCCCTCCATTGCAGAAAAATTTGCATCAACAATACTTGGTTCTGTAAGAATTTTCCCTAATCCGTCTGTTCAGCCGGAATCGGGATGGAGTTCAGAGGTTGGAATTAAACAGGGATTACTAATAGGGCAAATATCAGGACAAGCAGACATATCTGCATTTTTTTCCCAGAACTCCGATATGATCGAATTCCCATTCGGCCTTTATCCTGAAGGATTAGGATTCAAGGCTGATAATGTTGAGCAATCAAGAGTATACGGTTATGAAGCAGAATTCATTCTTAACAGGTCGGTTGGAGCGATAAACAGTTCGATCAGTGGTGGATATACTTATATTTATCCGGTTGAATTTAACCCAACAACTCACAAGAGCAGTGATATATACCTGAAATACAGAAGAAAACACTCCTTAAAGCTGAGCTCAAACACTATCTATAAAAAGTTCAGTTTCGGACTTACCCTGTATGCCAGGTCGAAGATGCTTAATATCGATGATGTGTTTGTAAATGAGTTCACCAGAGAGAGCATCCTGCCCGGATTCTATGATTACTGGCTGGAGAAGAATAAAGCATATGTGGTTCTCGATGAGAATATCGGTTATAGCCTTAGTAAAACAATAACCCTATCAATCGCAGCAAAAAACATAACAAATCTTGAGTATATGGGGAGGCCGGGAGATATTCAGGCACCGCGGAACTACAGTATAAGATTTTCCGGAAAATTCTAA
- a CDS encoding outer membrane protein transport protein, whose translation MRKLLTFVASVLVTGSMFAGGLVTNTNQSAAWVRLPARNASTSIDAAYYNPAGLMKLENGIHLSVSNQSIFQTRDIVNFYGGPGGSFGLNQYRYEGTVTAIAFPSIYAVYKMDKLAFSVGFNPIGGGGGAEYKKGLPSFEMTPSDLVPSLLSMGATGYKLDAYFKGSSTFLGFQGAASYKINDFISVAAGLRYVTAKNTYEGHLTDIEVELPTGFTRADAIMTGIANSATGAATATTGLVAAGAGSLTLAQVQGAGYITALQRAQLEGALVSFGYPTATPVAAADAVFKGAAAKYTATATLLGDQTADAEQSGSGITPFFSVNISPSENLNIAIKYEMKTKLELENKTTKDLLIGYDATGTQITMFPNGAKTNNDMPDMLTLGIDYKVSDALKLSFGSNYFFDKDADYGHKVDHDLVSSTPSIPISNRKIINRNGMSLQAGMEYNISEKLLVSCGYVWANKGVNEKYQSDLSYGLATQTFGLGGAYNVKENIQINLGFGYTYYSPDTKNIEHVMGKTVYVAEESYYKSTKIVAVGVDFKF comes from the coding sequence ATGAGAAAACTTTTAACTTTTGTTGCTTCTGTCCTTGTTACCGGCAGTATGTTTGCCGGTGGTCTGGTTACTAATACAAACCAGAGTGCTGCATGGGTTCGTCTGCCTGCCAGGAATGCTTCAACCTCCATTGATGCAGCATATTATAATCCGGCAGGATTAATGAAACTTGAAAATGGAATTCACCTTTCAGTATCAAACCAGTCTATTTTTCAGACAAGGGATATTGTTAACTTTTATGGCGGACCAGGCGGATCATTTGGTCTGAACCAGTACAGATACGAAGGCACTGTAACAGCTATCGCTTTCCCAAGTATCTATGCTGTATACAAAATGGATAAACTTGCTTTTTCAGTTGGATTCAATCCGATCGGCGGCGGCGGCGGCGCTGAGTACAAAAAAGGATTACCATCTTTTGAAATGACTCCTTCTGACCTCGTTCCATCACTTTTATCAATGGGCGCAACAGGTTACAAACTTGATGCATATTTCAAAGGCAGTTCTACCTTCCTTGGCTTCCAGGGTGCTGCATCATATAAAATCAACGACTTCATATCAGTTGCTGCAGGTCTTCGTTATGTAACAGCAAAGAATACTTATGAAGGACATCTTACTGATATCGAAGTTGAACTTCCAACAGGATTTACAAGAGCTGATGCAATTATGACAGGTATTGCAAATAGTGCCACAGGAGCTGCTACAGCTACAACAGGACTTGTTGCTGCAGGTGCAGGTTCTTTAACATTAGCCCAGGTACAGGGAGCAGGATATATAACAGCTTTACAGAGAGCTCAGCTTGAGGGTGCTCTTGTATCATTCGGATATCCAACAGCTACTCCGGTTGCTGCTGCTGATGCTGTCTTCAAAGGTGCTGCTGCCAAGTATACAGCTACTGCTACTCTTCTTGGTGATCAGACTGCTGATGCTGAACAGTCAGGTTCAGGGATCACACCATTCTTCAGTGTTAACATTTCACCGTCTGAGAACCTTAATATAGCTATCAAGTACGAAATGAAAACCAAACTCGAACTTGAGAACAAAACCACAAAAGATCTTCTTATTGGTTATGATGCAACAGGAACACAAATCACCATGTTCCCAAATGGTGCCAAGACCAATAATGATATGCCTGATATGTTGACCCTTGGTATTGACTACAAAGTTTCTGATGCTCTCAAACTTTCATTTGGTTCAAACTACTTCTTTGATAAAGATGCTGATTATGGCCACAAAGTTGATCATGACCTTGTTTCATCAACACCTTCAATTCCAATATCAAACAGGAAGATTATTAACAGAAACGGTATGTCGCTTCAGGCAGGTATGGAATATAATATTTCTGAAAAACTACTTGTAAGCTGCGGTTATGTGTGGGCCAACAAAGGAGTAAACGAAAAATATCAGAGCGACCTTTCATATGGACTGGCTACTCAGACATTCGGACTTGGCGGTGCATATAATGTTAAAGAAAACATTCAGATCAACCTTGGATTCGGTTATACATACTATTCTCCTGATACAAAAAACATTGAACATGTAATGGGAAAAACAGTTTATGTAGCAGAAGAATCATATTACAAAAGCACAAAGATTGTTGCTGTTGGAGTTGATTTCAAATTCTAA
- a CDS encoding carboxypeptidase-like regulatory domain-containing protein: protein MDQFKISKGIISFIIIMLTAISSHAQTGTIEGTAVDRKNKETLPGVMVTLEGTTIGAMADFDGHFIIQNVKPGKYKIKASYISYNPIVIEDVVVTANNVTRVGLELAENAVALQEVKITGVRKTNTDVSMINVTRMSPLVSIGVSGQQILRSQDRDASEVIKRLPGTTIIDDRFIVVRGLAQRYNAVWLNNTATPSSEADVKAFSFDIIPASMIENMLIVKSPAPELPADFSGGFVKITTVNLPEKNSFFASYGIGFSEGTTTKTFNTQKGGSTDWIGFDNGLRSLPGSMPPNLFAYEAATNPEIQNRITTIGRELNKDWAPVLTTARPDQRFSVGFSKRFSIKNQSFGNITAVTYSNTNSSDEILNNSYSIYNFRDDKSSYIDQYKDEQFTNNVKAGIVHNWAWYPSTGHKIEFRNLLNQIGQTRSTERTGREWYNNGRFIKSNELKYLNRTIYSGQLAGEHSFNEGNTRIDWVAGYSYSNKNEPDTKRYRYLRSEQDTSEYYLLFADNADLSSQSRMWFKLNEDIISTSVNLVKQFNFSDFKPELRAGFYFEEKNRDFSARNFGYTKASKSSLFDVTTLSVDEIFTDANINLTDGIKLTEITSLSDSYDASNRQFAGYIAAKLPISLIASLYTGLRIEKNIQTLSSFKQGTTIPVNVVRDTLNLFPSANLAINLNEKNLIRAAYGLSVNRPEFRELAPFYFVDFDLNAGIYGNPDIKQAYIHNFDLRFEHYPSPNETFNIGAFYKNFRNPIEMVIMGNSPTQYSFENVTSAYSYGVEMDVRKSLGFISGYENFSVILNAALIKSQVRFNEGDLHRDRALQGQSPYMVNAGLFYYNDDNGLMMTLMYNIIGKRIVAVGRPSPNDWEDIPDIYEMPRNVLDLALSKKLGNHFEVKAAIKDILNESVEMIQNVKTSVDMNDITGGAQKGVKVFDRDQVTKSFRPGRYMTLGITYKF from the coding sequence ATGGATCAATTTAAAATCAGTAAAGGAATAATCAGTTTTATAATCATAATGCTGACAGCTATCAGTAGCCATGCACAAACTGGCACCATAGAAGGGACAGCGGTTGACAGAAAGAATAAAGAGACTCTGCCCGGAGTTATGGTGACACTTGAAGGAACCACAATTGGTGCCATGGCAGATTTTGACGGACATTTTATTATCCAAAATGTAAAACCTGGGAAATACAAAATAAAAGCATCATATATCTCATATAATCCAATCGTAATTGAGGATGTTGTAGTTACTGCAAATAATGTAACCAGGGTAGGTTTGGAACTTGCAGAAAATGCCGTAGCTCTTCAGGAAGTTAAAATTACCGGTGTCAGAAAAACGAATACCGACGTTTCTATGATTAACGTTACAAGGATGAGTCCGCTTGTATCTATCGGAGTTTCAGGCCAGCAGATCCTGAGATCGCAGGACCGTGATGCATCTGAGGTTATTAAAAGGCTTCCCGGAACTACAATTATTGATGACAGATTTATTGTCGTCAGAGGACTGGCTCAAAGATATAATGCTGTGTGGCTTAACAATACAGCAACACCCAGTTCTGAAGCCGATGTAAAGGCTTTCTCCTTCGATATCATTCCGGCCTCAATGATAGAGAACATGCTTATAGTAAAATCACCTGCTCCGGAATTACCGGCAGATTTTTCAGGAGGATTTGTAAAAATAACAACTGTAAACCTTCCTGAGAAAAATTCCTTTTTTGCTTCATACGGAATCGGTTTCAGCGAGGGAACTACAACGAAAACATTTAACACACAGAAGGGAGGCAGCACCGACTGGATAGGGTTTGATAATGGATTACGTTCATTACCGGGAAGTATGCCTCCCAACCTTTTTGCCTACGAAGCAGCAACCAACCCTGAAATTCAGAACCGGATCACAACAATCGGAAGAGAGCTGAACAAAGACTGGGCCCCGGTTCTGACAACAGCCAGACCTGACCAGAGATTCTCAGTTGGATTCAGTAAGAGGTTCAGCATTAAAAACCAGTCATTCGGAAATATAACCGCTGTTACATACAGTAACACAAACAGCAGCGACGAAATCCTAAATAACAGTTATTCAATCTATAACTTCCGCGACGATAAGTCGTCCTATATCGACCAGTATAAGGATGAGCAGTTTACAAATAATGTTAAGGCAGGTATTGTACATAACTGGGCATGGTATCCTTCAACCGGACATAAAATTGAATTCCGTAATCTGCTCAATCAGATAGGTCAGACCCGTTCGACTGAAAGAACCGGAAGGGAATGGTATAATAATGGAAGATTTATTAAGTCAAATGAGTTAAAATATCTGAACAGGACAATTTATTCAGGTCAGCTTGCCGGGGAACATTCATTCAATGAAGGAAATACACGAATTGACTGGGTTGCAGGGTATTCCTATTCAAATAAGAATGAACCGGATACTAAGAGATACAGGTATTTAAGGAGTGAACAGGATACAAGCGAGTACTATCTACTCTTCGCGGACAATGCTGACCTCTCTTCACAGTCGAGAATGTGGTTCAAACTTAATGAGGACATAATATCAACATCTGTTAACCTAGTTAAACAGTTCAATTTCTCTGATTTCAAACCCGAACTAAGAGCCGGTTTCTATTTTGAAGAAAAAAACCGTGACTTTTCAGCCAGGAACTTCGGATATACAAAAGCAAGCAAATCATCTCTGTTTGATGTAACTACTTTATCTGTAGATGAAATATTCACAGATGCAAATATCAATCTCACCGATGGCATAAAACTGACTGAAATAACCTCTTTATCTGATTCTTACGATGCTTCAAACAGGCAATTTGCAGGATATATTGCGGCAAAACTGCCAATTTCGCTCATTGCAAGTTTATACACCGGGTTACGAATAGAAAAAAACATACAGACACTATCCAGTTTTAAACAGGGTACCACTATTCCTGTAAATGTTGTTAGGGACACTCTAAACCTTTTTCCTTCAGCTAATCTTGCCATTAATCTGAATGAAAAGAATCTTATCCGAGCAGCTTACGGTTTATCAGTTAATCGTCCGGAATTCAGGGAACTGGCTCCATTCTATTTTGTTGACTTCGATCTTAATGCGGGTATTTATGGTAATCCGGATATCAAGCAGGCATATATACATAACTTCGATTTAAGGTTTGAGCACTATCCTTCACCAAATGAGACATTCAACATTGGCGCTTTCTATAAGAATTTCAGGAATCCGATTGAGATGGTAATTATGGGAAACAGCCCCACACAATACTCCTTCGAAAATGTCACATCTGCTTACAGTTATGGAGTAGAAATGGATGTTAGAAAATCATTGGGTTTTATCTCAGGCTATGAAAACTTCTCGGTAATCCTTAACGCAGCACTTATAAAGAGTCAGGTCAGATTCAATGAAGGAGACCTTCACAGAGACAGAGCCCTTCAGGGACAATCGCCATACATGGTAAATGCAGGGCTATTCTATTACAATGACGATAACGGACTGATGATGACCCTGATGTACAATATTATAGGAAAGAGAATAGTTGCAGTTGGCCGCCCCTCTCCGAATGACTGGGAAGATATTCCAGACATTTATGAAATGCCAAGAAATGTTCTTGACCTGGCATTAAGCAAAAAGCTTGGAAATCATTTTGAGGTAAAAGCAGCTATTAAGGATATTCTGAATGAAAGTGTTGAAATGATACAGAATGTAAAAACCTCTGTTGACATGAATGACATTACAGGAGGAGCTCAGAAGGGTGTTAAAGTGTTTGACCGTGACCAGGTTACAAAATCTTTCAGGCCAGGAAGATACATGACACTCGGAATAACTTACAAATTCTGA